The Acidobacteriota bacterium nucleotide sequence CTCGTCAGCCGGGACTGCACCGGCGGCGACCTGGTCGAAAGGGTCGTCACGTTCGAACCACGAGCCGGTGTCGAGCGTGCGGATCTCAGCCAAGGTATATGTCGAAAACGGTGCCGGGACACGGTCTGGAAACTTATCAGCGACATCGGTTGTACGCATCATTGCGTCGTCGTGCATCAGGATGAGGTAATCGTCCGCAGTCACCGCAACGTCCGTCTCCCACATGTCAGCACCCACCTCGTGGGCCTTGCGCGCCGCGAGGGTTTGTATCGGGATCTCTAAATAGCTCCAGAAGTTTCCCTGACAAACGTGGGTGGAGGCTTGCGTCACTCTCGTCGAAAAGCAGTATCTGCCCGTGTTCGAGCGCGTCCAAGACTGGCCCGATCAATTCAAACCATGCCTGTGTACCAGCTGATTCTTCACCCATCTCGAACGGCAACTGCTGGCCTTCGACGCTATGGATCAGCTGGACGTGGCGACGACGGGGACTGGATTGATCCGCACCGTGTTCGATTGGATGCTTAACGATCCGAACGTCGTGGACACCGAAATCCGCAAGCCGTAGCAGCGCCATGGCTGATTTGCGGGTGGCATCGAGCCCTCTGGTCGGCTCTCCGTTGTCACCAGACTCCTTCTTTTCGAACAGTGGGGTCTGGCCTTCGGCTCCACTATCGTTGAACAACCGAGTGGTCGATACGAACGGGGCCACGATGCCTGGACCCCTAGCTAAACGGCGCATGCGCGAAGCGCCAAGACTTCGAATGCCGGCGATCGCCCGCCCGGCCGAACCGATCTCGGAATCCCGCAGTCTCGTCGCAGCTGACAAGGCAAGTGTCGTCGGCGTGAGGAGTTCCCTGGTCCCTGCTAACACGCCGAGGCCGCGCCGAAACCGAATTTCGTCACCCTCGCGTTCAAACAGAACACGCCGCCGTCTTTCCGGATAGCTGTACAGACCCTCGAAGAGGACAGCCGAATCATCAACTTCGAGACTGTATTCGAACCTGACGCCACCCACGATCAGTTCGATGTCGAAAGTTGAGCTGGTCGCTGGCCCTTTTCCGAATCTGAACGGCTCGCGAGGTATAACTTCGTCCCAGTTCGCCAATGAGCGCCACACGGCGTCTGAGAGCCACGCCAGTGCCTCAAGGAGGTTAGATTTGCCCGAAGCGTTCGGTCCGTAAATGGCTGCCACCGTAAGGACCGCTTCAGAGAGCCGGTCAAACTCACGAGCCGCGGGACGATCGCGATCTATGGCGATCATCGACAGTTCGACCGGATCCATTATCGATCGGTGGTTGGACACCTCAAGGCGCAACAAACGGACGTCCCGATGAGCATCGCGTCGGAGGTCGCGGAGACGCCCGAGATGCGAGCGTTACGAACACCAGTAGGTCCTTCAACCGAGTGTGGAGCCAACCTCGGACATCAGCGCTCGCAGACGCACGCGGTAACGCGCGCCGTTGTGGCTTTGGGCGAAGAGAGGGTAATTCGTGAAAGTCTACGAGGACCGACCTGCTTGGTCTACTGACGGTGCACGACGAGCTGTTTACACCAAACCGTGTTCACTTTTACATCCCGACGGCCAGTTCGCCGCCTGTTGCCGATCGTGTGGCGAGGGCAACTTGCTTGAGACCCGACTGTCGAGATTGGGTTCGTTTCGCCACAAGAGCCCCAAACCAATGGAAGAATATGGGAACCCGCCGAACACGTAGCGCTTCTGGTTCGTCGGATTTCCAACATCAGTCTCCCAGAATCTTGCGAATCGTGGTCTCAAAGTCGACAAGAATCGCATCGTTCTCTGCCGTTCTCTCGCTGGACACTTCCACAGTGTTCACGTCTACCCCAGACCGGCTGCGGAGCATCGCGTAGAGTTTAAGCGACCGCTCCAGTCCCTGAGCGAGGCGTGAATCGATCAGGCTCGCACGTTCGAATGTGTGATCGATTGCACGTGCCGCCGCGTCTTCTTTGTGTACCTCAGGGTCGCCGAGGTTCTGGCTGGCTGTGAAGATGTCGCCATTGATGACGCGACTTGCCGTGTCCCCGGCAAGAGCCTCAGCCTCAAACCTGTCCAGACGATCAAGTCGACGGAAGTAGGATGCGACACGGAACGCAGCCTCGTCCTCAACAGCGTCGCGGGGATTGAGAGACGCGACGATGTCGCTCATATATCTATGGAACTCCTCAGGGTCCTCCTCGAAATACCCGCGGCGGATCGCAACCATGCGCTCTGAATAGATGCCGTGCTTGACTGCGTTGCCTGCCGAGATGGCTTTGCCCTCTGCACTTGTCGGTCCTGTCGACTTGGCAGCGTTGGCCCGGTTCGCTTCGTTCTGGCGTTCTGTTCCCATGGGTTCCTCCCGTAATAGTGAGACAATTTCCGAACACGACATGTGTTCGTCTATGTGCTCATCAAATAGCGATTACAGGGATCGCGCAAGTCACCTAAATTGCCGCGGGACAAATGGGGTAGGTTGATAGCTACATACCCCGATTTGTGGCTAGCTTGGAGTCATGGACAGGAAACCAGAAACTCGGCTCAGCCTCCTGACCGACGATGGAGCTGCCCAATACTTCGGGGGACAGTGGTGGCGGTTTCGGAGTGACGGTGCAAACG carries:
- a CDS encoding ATP-binding protein, whose protein sequence is MDPVELSMIAIDRDRPAAREFDRLSEAVLTVAAIYGPNASGKSNLLEALAWLSDAVWRSLANWDEVIPREPFRFGKGPATSSTFDIELIVGGVRFEYSLEVDDSAVLFEGLYSYPERRRRVLFEREGDEIRFRRGLGVLAGTRELLTPTTLALSAATRLRDSEIGSAGRAIAGIRSLGASRMRRLARGPGIVAPFVSTTRLFNDSGAEGQTPLFEKKESGDNGEPTRGLDATRKSAMALLRLADFGVHDVRIVKHPIEHGADQSSPRRRHVQLIHSVEGQQLPFEMGEESAGTQAWFELIGPVLDALEHGQILLFDESDASLHPRLSGKLLELFRDPDTNPRGAQGPRGGC